The Komagataeibacter sp. FNDCR2 nucleotide sequence AGGCCCAGGCCCGAGCGCGGGGGGAGGATATTATCGATCTGGGCATGGGCAATCCCGACACCCCCACCCCGCCGCACATCGTGCAGAAGCTGGTGGAGACCGTGTCCGACCCGCGCGCGCACCGCTATTCCGTCAGCCGTGGCATTCCCGGCCTGCGCCGGGCGCTGGCGGGGTATTACGAACGCCGCTTCAACGTGAAGCTGGATCCGGAAACGGAAGTGATCGCGACCCTTGGCTCAAAGGAAGGGCTGGCCAACCTCGCCTCCGCCGTGACCAGCCCGGGCGACACCATTTTGGTACCCAACCCGTCCTACCCGATCCATCAGTTCGGCTTCATCATCGCCGGGGCGTCCGTGCGCTCGATTCCCGCCACGCCGGATGACGAGATGCTGGAGGCCCTGGACCGCGCGGTACGCCATTCCGTGCCGAAGCCCACGGCGCTGATCGTCAACTTCCCGTCCAATCCCACCGCCTACCTGGCCGATCTCGATTTCTACCGCAAACTGGTGGCCTTCGCCCGCAAGCACGAAATCTGGATCATGTCCGACCTTGCCTATGCCGAGATCTATTTTGGCGACAAGGTGCCCCCCTCCATTCTGGAGGTGCCGGGGGCGAAGGACATCGCGGTGGAGTTCACGTCCCTTTCCAAGACGTATTCCATGGCGGGCTGGCGCATGGGCTTCGCGGCGGGCAACCCGCGCCTGATCTCGGCGCTGACACGCATCAAGTCCTATCTGGATTATGGCGCGTTCACCCCCATCCAGGTCGCCGCCGTCGCCGCCCTGAGCGGCCCGCAGGACTGCGTGGCCGAAATTCGCGACATCTACCGCAAGCGCCGCGACGTGCTGATCCAGGGCCTGCACGCGGCGGGGTGGGACGTCCCCTCGCCCGAGGGGTCGATGTTCGCGTGGGCGCCGATCCCCGAACGCTTCCGCCATCTGGGCAGCGTCGATTTTTCCAAGCTGCTGCTGAAGGAGGCTGGCGTTGCCGTGGCGCCGGGCCTGGGCTTTGGGGAACATGGGGAAGGGTTCGTGCGCATCGGCCTGGTGGAAAACACGCAGCGCCTGCGCCAGGCCTGCCGTTCCATCCGCCATTTCATGACGGAACATGGCGGCATCAGCCCGACCTCGCAGCAGGCCGCCCCCCTGCATGATACCCACTCCGCCCATTCATGACGGCCCCATCGGTTGACGGAAAAGAAATGACTCCTACTTCCCACTCCACCCCCGAACCCAAGCCCCTGCGCATCGGCATTGCCGGGCTGGGCACGGTTGGCGCGGGCGTTTTCAGGCTGCTGCGCGAAAACGCGGCGCTGATCCGCGCCCGTGCGGGCCGCGAACTGGTGGTGACCGCCGTCAGCGCCCGCGACCGCACGCGTGACCGGGGGATCGACCTGTCCGGCGTGGCATGGTGCGACACGCCCGAGGAACTGGCCGCCCACCCGGATGTGGATGTCGTGGCCGAACTGATCGGCGGGGCGGAAGGCCCGGCGCGCCTGACCGTCAGCCGCGCGCTGGAAAACCGCAAGCCCGTCGTCACCGCCAACAAGGCGCTGATCGCCATTCATGGCGCGGCGCTGGCCTGCACCGCGCAGGAAGCGGGCGTGCCGCTCATGTTCGAGGCGGCGGTCGCCGGCGGCATCCCCGCCATCAAGACCGTGCGCGAAGGACTGGCGGCGGACCGTATCCTCAAGATCGGCGGCATCCTGAACGGCACGTGCAACTATATCCTGAGCGTCATGCACGAAACCGGGCGGGATTTTGCCGAAATCCTGGCCGATGCGCAGAAGCTGGGCTATGCCGAGGCCGACCCCTCCACCGATGTGGATGGAATCGACACCGCCCACAAGCTGGCGATTCTGGCGGGGCTGGCCTTCGGGCGGCCGGTGGTGTTCGCCTCCGTCTATATCGAGGGGATCCGCCGCATCGGCGCGCTGGACCTGCAGTTCGCCCGCAAGATGGGCTACCGCATCAAGCTGCTGGGCATTGCCCGCCAGCATGAAAACGGGATCGAGGCGCGGGTCCATCCCTGCCTCGTGCCGCAGGATGCGCCCATCGCGCAGGTGAACGGCGTCTTCAACGCCGTAGTGGCGGAAGGGGCCTTTGTCGGTCGCCTGATGCTCGAA carries:
- a CDS encoding LL-diaminopimelate aminotransferase: MTEEFHRIRRLPPYVFAEVNKAKAQARARGEDIIDLGMGNPDTPTPPHIVQKLVETVSDPRAHRYSVSRGIPGLRRALAGYYERRFNVKLDPETEVIATLGSKEGLANLASAVTSPGDTILVPNPSYPIHQFGFIIAGASVRSIPATPDDEMLEALDRAVRHSVPKPTALIVNFPSNPTAYLADLDFYRKLVAFARKHEIWIMSDLAYAEIYFGDKVPPSILEVPGAKDIAVEFTSLSKTYSMAGWRMGFAAGNPRLISALTRIKSYLDYGAFTPIQVAAVAALSGPQDCVAEIRDIYRKRRDVLIQGLHAAGWDVPSPEGSMFAWAPIPERFRHLGSVDFSKLLLKEAGVAVAPGLGFGEHGEGFVRIGLVENTQRLRQACRSIRHFMTEHGGISPTSQQAAPLHDTHSAHS
- a CDS encoding homoserine dehydrogenase; amino-acid sequence: MTPTSHSTPEPKPLRIGIAGLGTVGAGVFRLLRENAALIRARAGRELVVTAVSARDRTRDRGIDLSGVAWCDTPEELAAHPDVDVVAELIGGAEGPARLTVSRALENRKPVVTANKALIAIHGAALACTAQEAGVPLMFEAAVAGGIPAIKTVREGLAADRILKIGGILNGTCNYILSVMHETGRDFAEILADAQKLGYAEADPSTDVDGIDTAHKLAILAGLAFGRPVVFASVYIEGIRRIGALDLQFARKMGYRIKLLGIARQHENGIEARVHPCLVPQDAPIAQVNGVFNAVVAEGAFVGRLMLEGRGAGEGPTATAVCADLIDIARGTAIPVWGCDADSLTQAVALPSKSFTGEYYLRLNVEDRPGVIADITAVLRDNGVSLRSMLQHADAHEVRPDGARAVPLVLLTHRTSEAAMQHALHHIAELSAVLDEPVLIRIDAG